One genomic window of Conger conger chromosome 7, fConCon1.1, whole genome shotgun sequence includes the following:
- the LOC133132598 gene encoding max-binding protein MNT-like — translation MSIDTLLEAARFLEWQTQQQITREETQRREKLQEAEQRRAESAALAHPVRVNHVTWGEESPMEHQLTPPPALPPPVPITVIPLTLATPTNTIALPTVTLAPPTVKLSPPTAPHLSPVSPQQQRPLLAQVKVEPGSPPQSGSPSMHLQAQAPHPLQQAPPLKPYPGTIVSTSQHALPTQPAPLLQGPPPQPARPIPLDDPRHPDNKRRPGGAGTREVHNKLEKNRRAHLKECFETLKRNIPHVDEKKTSNLSVLRSALRYIQTLKRKEKEYEHEMERLAREKISTQQRLAELKHELSQWMDVIEIERVLRQTLQPEDDQASTSTASEGEDNCEQDVDDDLLPAAPAAALPKVPQPLQPEIRQAPPMATPLTTPVILPQHLPIQHKPLPAPALAPPAPGPGPGPGVPPMLPALQPTVIAHAAPASHASVIQAVNHVIQTAPKHHVTHIAPSNGPQPVGCITVHPVAHLPAHLPALYSSQPVAVSQSAVVGHITHTLSHAQVNGSAPSGPQVGKQAQVGAQVVTHHPQLVGQTVLNPVTMVTMPSFPVSTLKLA, via the exons AGGAGACCCAGCGGCGGGAGAAGCTGCAGGAGGCGGAGCAGAGGAGGGCGGAGTCGGCGGCTTTGGCGCATCCTGTCCGAGTGAACCATGTGACCTGGGGGGAGGAGTCTCCCATGGAGCATCAGCTAACCCCGCCTCCTGCGCTGCCTCCCCCAGTGCCAATCACGGTCATCCCCCTCACCCTGGCCACGCCCACTAACACCATAGCCCTGCCCACTGTCACCCTGGCTCCGCCCACCGTCAAACTGTCCCCGcccactgccccccacctaAGTCCCGTCTCCCCGCAgcagcagcgccccctattggcCCAGGTGAAGGTGGAGCCTGGGTCCCCGCCACAGTCCGGcagtcccagcatgcacctgcaGGCCCAGGCCCCGCATCCGCTGCAGCAGGCTCCGCCCCTCAAGCCCTACCCAGGAACCATCGTCTCcacctcccagcatgcactgcccACGCAGCCCGCCCCCCTGCTGCAGGGCCCGCCCCCGCAGCCGGCTCGCCCAATCCCGCTCGACGACCCCCGTCACCCGGACAACAAGAGGAGACCAGGAGG GGCAGGAACGAGGGAGGTGCACAACAAGCTGGAGAAAAACAG ACGGGCGCACCTGAAGGAGTGTTTTGAGACGCTGAAGAGGAACATCCCCCACGTGGACGAGAAGAAGACCTCGAACCTGAGCGTGCTACGCAGCGCCCTGCGCTACATACAG aCGCTGAAGCGGAAGGAGAAGGAGTACGAGCACGAGATGGAGCGCCTGGCGCGGGAGAAGATCTCCACCCAGCAGCgattggctgagctgaagcACGAGCTCAGCCAATGGATGGACGTGATTGAGATCGAGCGCGTCCTGCGGCAAACCCTGCAGCCCGAAGACGACCAGGCGTCAACGTCCACAGcctccg aggGTGAGGATAACTGTGAACAGGATGTGGATGATGACCTGCTTCCTGCCGCGCCCGCCGCCGCGCTCCCGAAAGTGCCTCAGCCGCTGCAGCCCGAGATCCGCCAGGCCCCGCCCATGGCCACGCCCCTGACGACGCCCGTCATCCTCCCTCAACACCTCCCCATCCAGCACAAGCCCCTCCCGGCGCCCGCTctggccccgcccgccccgggccccggccccggccccggcgtGCCGCCCATGCTCCCGGCCCTGCAGCCCACGGTGATCGCCCACGCGGCGCCGGCCTCCCACGCCTCCGTCATCCAGGCCGTCAACCACGTCATCCAGACCGCGCCCAAGCACCACGTCACCCACATCGCCCCCTCCAACGGGCCGCAGCCCGTCGGCTGCATCACCGTGCACCCCGTGGCCCACCTGCCCGCCCACCTGCCCGCCCTCTACTCCTCCCAGCCCGTGGCCGTCAGCCAATCGGCTGTGGTCGGCCACATCACGCACACGCtgagccacgcccaggtgaatggaTCCGCCCCCTCGGGGCCCCAGGTGGGCAAGCAGGCGCAGGTAGGGGCACAGGTGGTGACCCACCACCCGCAGCTGGTGGGACAGACCGTCCTGAACCCCGTCACCATGGTGACCATGCCCTCCTTCCCCGTCAGCACCCTGAAGTTGGcttaa